The DNA sequence GGGCTTTTGGGTCAAGGCTTACACGGCCTGCGGATTCTTTTATCATACGCAAAAGTTTATCCACCGAGATTTTTGATACACGGGCAAACTCGATGCGGACGGCAGCCTTTCTTTCTTTTAGGCTTGCAATCGAAAGATGATTACAGATAATTTTTATTTCGGAAAGAGCCAAAAGACTTTCCACCTCGGAGGGGGCCGGGCCGAAGCGGTCAAGAATTTCGGAGTAAACCCTGTCGAGGTCTCCCTGCACCTTAACGGCTGCAATTTTTTTATAAACTTCCATTTTGGTTTCGGGGCTTGAAATATAGGAATCGGGAATAAAACCCGAATACTCAAGCTCGATAACGGATTCTTGAACAGGTTCATAATCTTGGTTTTGAAGTTTTTGAACAGCCTCGTCCAAAAGACGCAAATATAAATCAAAGCCGACTGAATAAATATCGCCCGATTGTTCCCTGCCCAAAAGATTTCCGGCTCCTCTTATTTCCATATCCTTCATCGCAATCTTAAAACCGGAACCGAGCTCGGTAAAGTCTGAAATAACTTGCAATCTCTTCATAGCAATTTCGGAAAGAGCCTTATCGTCGGGATACAACAGATAGGCATAGGCTTTTTTGTCGGAACGGCCTACCCTTCCCCTCAACTGATAAAGCTGGGAAACGCCGTACATGTCGGCTCGGTCTATGATGATGGTATTGGCATTCGGAATGTCGATGCCGTTTTCGATAATGGTGGTCGCAATTAAAACCTGAAAACCGCCCAAACTAAAGCGTTCAAAAATTTCTTCCAGTTGGTTAGGAGACATTTGGCCGTGTGCCGTTTCAATCATAATCTCGGGCAAAAGGGATTGAAGCATAAAAAGAGTTTCATCCAAACTTTCAACCCTGTTATGAAGATAAAAAACCTGCCCGCCTCTCTCCGATTCCCGTCTTATAACTTCGGCAACTTTTTCCGCATTGAACTCGGCGATAACCGTCTCGACAGGTTTTCTGTTTTGAGGAGGAGTTGCGATTACGCTCATGTCTCTTATTTTTAAAAGCGACATGTGAAGGGTTCGCGGAATGGGAGTTGCAGAAAGAGAAAGACAGTCCACATTGTGCTTCATCTGTTTTAATCTTTCCTTATCCTTAACACCGAAGCGTTGTTCTTCATCGACAATCATCAAACCCAAATCCTTAAAGACAACATCTTTTTGAATTATGCGGTGAGTTCCGATTAAAATATCCACTTCGCCTTTTTTTAATTTTTCCAAAACTTTTTTTTGTTCCCCCTTTGGAACAAAGCGGGAAAGGCGGGCTAACTTTACGGGGAAGTTTTTAAACCTCTTGTCCAAGGTTTCAAAATGCTGCTCGGTCAAAATAGTCGTAGGCGATAAAAAGGCAACCTGCTTGCCGCTCATAACGGCCTTAAAGGCGGCCCGCATTGCAACTTCGGTTTTACCGTAACCTACATCTCCGCAGATAAGTCTATCCATGGGAACGGGCTTTTCCATATCTTCCTTTACCTCGGCGATACAGGTAAGCTGGTCATCGGTTTCTTCATAAGGAAAAGCCGCTTCAAAGGCTGTCTGCCATTCATCATCTTTTTGAAAAGCAAAGCCCGTGCTCGCCTTTCTTTTAGAATAAAGATCGATGAGTTTTGCGGCTATATCTTCAACCGATTTTTTTACCTTGTTCTTTCTGTTCTCCCAAGACTTTGAGCCGAGGATATCGAGATGAGGAGCCTCTCCTTCGTTTCCTATATAACGCTGAACAAGGTCGGCCTGCTCAATCGGAATAAAAACGGTTTCATCATTTGCATATAAAAGATTTATATAATCCCTTTCCGTATCCAAAATTTTAACGCGTTCGATACCGCGGAATTTTCCTATGCCGTAATTTACATGAACAACATAGTCTCCCGGATTTAATTCGATAAAGGTATCTATAACCGAACTCTTTGCAGTCTTTACCGATTTTGGAATTCTTCGGCGGCGGCCGAAAATCTCGTTTTCGTGGATTACCAAAATTTTTAGATCAGGAATA is a window from the Treponema denticola genome containing:
- the mfd gene encoding transcription-repair coupling factor; this translates as MPQPLIDSLQNSIRSWKDMKDAFDEIDENSYPYNITGISGGLFGFFLTEYLYKTRKPVLVVVPTEKEAEAVRADLDFSGIENFVLPWWGSLAYRPISPTAPVFSERAEVLIRLLESGNESYTKNKPPVFITCQRSFLTPVPPADYLKQNNVEITAGSSLDILSLAELLSLWGYIRVPRVSVRGEFALRGEVLDICLASNSGSEKTAYRIQFDFDKVEKIKSFDIASQGSLEEYKKINFYPVKEVIWNDERIDCLEKNLKTYSEFSENSLKIIDALKEYKTFEGEEIFYPLAFQKSSSVLEYAELNKIPVFYSDYDRQKNSSEILLREYMGLYKKTKTQFDENEKRKALISEYPEPQRILLQFESNVQKYNKSIYFRTLAEQEDKNKTLKFKTDPPRSFFGNIVYLREELNNLLNDDWSIFVFAESDNQALRIEEILHEDRIKILPYNLSGGFGIPDLKILVIHENEIFGRRRRIPKSVKTAKSSVIDTFIELNPGDYVVHVNYGIGKFRGIERVKILDTERDYINLLYANDETVFIPIEQADLVQRYIGNEGEAPHLDILGSKSWENRKNKVKKSVEDIAAKLIDLYSKRKASTGFAFQKDDEWQTAFEAAFPYEETDDQLTCIAEVKEDMEKPVPMDRLICGDVGYGKTEVAMRAAFKAVMSGKQVAFLSPTTILTEQHFETLDKRFKNFPVKLARLSRFVPKGEQKKVLEKLKKGEVDILIGTHRIIQKDVVFKDLGLMIVDEEQRFGVKDKERLKQMKHNVDCLSLSATPIPRTLHMSLLKIRDMSVIATPPQNRKPVETVIAEFNAEKVAEVIRRESERGGQVFYLHNRVESLDETLFMLQSLLPEIMIETAHGQMSPNQLEEIFERFSLGGFQVLIATTIIENGIDIPNANTIIIDRADMYGVSQLYQLRGRVGRSDKKAYAYLLYPDDKALSEIAMKRLQVISDFTELGSGFKIAMKDMEIRGAGNLLGREQSGDIYSVGFDLYLRLLDEAVQKLQNQDYEPVQESVIELEYSGFIPDSYISSPETKMEVYKKIAAVKVQGDLDRVYSEILDRFGPAPSEVESLLALSEIKIICNHLSIASLKERKAAVRIEFARVSKISVDKLLRMIKESAGRVSLDPKAPNVLILQTGKIGLKEKSEFIREKLGNLM